AGGTGACGCAGCGGCGCACCGACCACCCAGAGCAGCCCGACGACGGCGGCGCAGATCACGACCGACGTGCCGAGGTCGGGCTGCAGCAGCACCAGCAGCAGGCACAGCGCGCTCACCGGCAGCAGCGGCACGGCGAGGTGCTTCCACTCCACGAGCAGCTTCTTCTTGCGCACCAGCAGGTCTGCGCCCCACAGCACCAGCGCGAGCTTGACCAGCTCGGCGGGCTGCAGGTTGAAACCGCCCCCGATCGGGATCCAGCTCTGCGCGCCGTTGACCTCGTTGCCGATGCCGGGGACGAGCACGACGACGAGCAGCAGCAGCGCCGCGAGCAGCGCCGGATAGGCGAGCCGCCGCCAGGTCTGCACCGACAGCCGAGACGCGACCCACATCAGCGGCAGGCCCAGGCAGACGAAGACGCCCTGCTTCATCGCGGTGGAGAACGACGACCCGGTGTCGGCGAAGGCCCGCACGAACGACGCGGAGAAGACCATGACGAAACCGATGGCCACGAGCAGCAGCGTCGTGGTGAGCAGGACGTGGTACGACGCGAGCGGGCGCTGCAGCACGGGCTGGCGGGCGGGTGGGCGCGCCGGTTGCTTCGGCCGCGCGGGCCTGCTGTCGAGGGCGGTCACGCCAGCTCCCGGACGGCGGCCGCGAACAGCTCGCCGCGCTGTGCGTAGTCGCGGAAGCAGTCCATCGACGCCGCGGCCGGCGCGAGCAGCACCGTGTCGCCGCTGCGGGCGATGCGGTGCGCGTGCGCGACGACCTCGGTCATGGCTGCAGTGTCCAAGCGGGAGACCTCCACGACGGGGAGGTGCGGCGCGTGTCGTGACAGCGCGTGCACCAGCTCGGCACGGTCTGTCCCGAGGAGCACCACCGCACGCAGGTGCGGGACCGCCTGGCGGACCAGCTCGTCGACGTCGGCTCCCTTGAGCAGGCCGCCCGCGATCCAGACCACGTCGTCGTACGCCGCGAGGCTTGCGGCCGCGGCGTGCGGGTTGGTCGCCTTGCTGTCGTCGACCCACCGCACCCCGTCGACCTCGGCGACGAGCGCGTTGCGGTGCGGGTCCGGGACGAACGCCCGCAGGCCGTCGCGGACCGCCTCGGCGGCGACGCCGAAGGACCGCGCGAGGGCCGCGGCGGCCAGGGCGTTGGAGACGTTGTGGCCGCCGGGCACGGACAGGTCGCCGAGCGTCGCGAGCTCGGTCGCCTCCCCCGGCACGTCGGCGAAGGCGCGGTCGACGAGCAGGTCCTCGACCCGGCCGACCTCGCCCGGTCGCGGGACGTGCAGGGTCCAGGTGACCCGCCGGCCGGGGGCGCGTGACAGCAGGGTGCGCACGACCTCGTCGTCGGCGTTGCCGAGGGCCGTGCCACCGGCCCAGATG
The Mycobacteriales bacterium DNA segment above includes these coding regions:
- the murD gene encoding UDP-N-acetylmuramoyl-L-alanine--D-glutamate ligase → MTRYDGAAVLVAGAGTSGAAAARVLRDLGASVTVVDASAERAEALREQGFAVVDTTTPPAGTAFVVTSPGWRPDSPLLVAAAAQGLEVLGEVELAWRLRGSAPWLALTGTNGKTTTVRMLTSVLQAAGHRAVAAGNVGLPLLEAVLDSDPYDVLAVELSSFQLHWSSTVVPHSAAVLNLAPDHLDWHGSMADYAAAKARIWAGGTALGNADDEVVRTLLSRAPGRRVTWTLHVPRPGEVGRVEDLLVDRAFADVPGEATELATLGDLSVPGGHNVSNALAAAALARSFGVAAEAVRDGLRAFVPDPHRNALVAEVDGVRWVDDSKATNPHAAAASLAAYDDVVWIAGGLLKGADVDELVRQAVPHLRAVVLLGTDRAELVHALSRHAPHLPVVEVSRLDTAAMTEVVAHAHRIARSGDTVLLAPAAASMDCFRDYAQRGELFAAAVRELA